The following are encoded in a window of Phaseolus vulgaris cultivar G19833 chromosome 3, P. vulgaris v2.0, whole genome shotgun sequence genomic DNA:
- the LOC137807499 gene encoding uncharacterized protein: MNLRPLGPLVRMAAVIFGGVATLNLASTVTIKLLRFSSEKKREKVALPCRACRGKGFYICKLCSGNATIAWSPMFDPIAINPCVCPTCEGNRVQHCLNCLGKGYA, translated from the exons ATGAATCTAAGGCCATTGGGACCATTGGTTAGAATGGCCGCAGTTATCTTTGGTGGAGTAGCCACTCTGAACTTGGCTTCTACTGTTACCATAAAATTGCTTCGGTTTTCGTCTGAGAAAAAACGG GAAAAAGTTGCGTTGCCATGTAGGGCTTGTCGAGGGAAGGGGTTTTATATATGCAAACTATGCAGTGGGAATGCCACCATAGCTTGGTCACCCATGTTCGACCCTATTGCAATTAACCCCTGCGTTTGTCCTACTTGCGAAGGAAACAG GGTTCAACATTGTTTGAACTGTCTGGGAAAAGGTTATGCATGA
- the LOC137807500 gene encoding mediator of RNA polymerase II transcription subunit 17 — translation MDDNMDLQISLDKLPIKRLDSIEENGMERFPPDVDYDEKRLSLIRRIDFAWAIEKDEEKKKQKKSSKETSTPWQWQSMVENLQLAHQELSVIIDLINTVEANDAVTVASMTRPKLQPNEALSDLAVSAASKLQCYRQVGKYFKQSAKAFEQQVAREARFYGALIRLQQNWKVKRQRQAAIVPGNEGFTFDLFDNSYDQASIIRSLSMSTVRVNHDAAGMLAINMSPDLCRSLQFGFVGAQSDDIPRNSKGNKSYFSVEHSLGETGKESLTDEECVKKTHALLREVHEAIFNEHVFDLVNREAFTTVTGVSVTGIRENYLELSLGRGTSVYLSLVSNGQDHSTVENELTNNAENAMLPPESSDEMMLEAKQNAPKKGLFSNSICYEIYIQQIFHEHIFGKGGEKPISSGNRLSGVQAKETKDGGSNLLGHFFMSLSHRIFSTKVLAELENVVSKVPYLQLISNPTWHSRASSWTLYMEVPQSILRGSQIKTSDYFEKNAVKRQFWIKAVVNDNCINVKAEGSPNVAGLFKGKIEETHSINKYNCNLADLPVIILQQVASQIINWLYQEALMVGIKANRDFLCLSFELEQGETLGLVASVDPEDSEGCISWWLVMEDSFAEEQKLHMNITDGASEYRKFLGHLSLDLLYATLIDLVGLCSGGTSQ, via the exons ATGGATGACAACATGGACTTGCAAATCTCCCTGGATAAGCTACCAATCAAGCGATTGGATTCCATTGAAGAAAATGGGATGGAACGATTCCCACC AGATGTGGACTATGATGAGAAGCGGCTCTCCCTAATCAGGCGAATTGACTTTGCTTGGGCCATTGAGAAGGACgaggagaagaagaagcagaagaagAGCTCCAAGGAGACCTCAACACCATGGCAATGGCAGAGCATGGTAGAGAATTTGCAATTGGCACATCAGGAGCTCTCTGTCATCATAGATCTCATCAATACT GTGGAAGCAAATGATGCAGTAACAGTGGCTAGCATGACAAGACCAAAACTACAACCAAATGAAGCTTTGTCTGACCTGGCTGTATCTGCAGCATCCAAGCTACAATGTTACCGT CAAGTTGGAAAATACTTCAAGCAATCTGCCAAGGCTTTTGAACAACAGGTTGCTCGGGAAGCTAGGTTTTATGGTGCCCTTATCAG GTTGCAGCAAAATTGGAAGGTTAAACGGCAACGTCAGGCGGCTATTGTGCCAGGGAATGAAGGCTTCACCTTTGATCTCTTTGATAACTCATATGATCAAGCTTCTATTATTCGGTCATTGTCTATGTCCACTGTTCGAGTCAATCATGATGCCGCTGGAATGCTGGCAATAAATATGTCTCCTGATTTATGTCGTTCTCTCCAATTTGGTTTTGTTGGTGCACAATCAGATGATATACCGAGGAATTCCAAAGGAAACAAATCTTACTTCTCAGTTGAGCATAGTTTGGGTGAAACTGGCAAAGAGTCCTTAACTGATGAAGAGTGTGTTAAGAAAACACATGCACTCCTTCGTGAAGTACATGAAGCAATTTTCAATGAGCAT GTGTTTGATTTGGTGAATCGAGAAGCATTTACCACAGTTACAGGTGTTAGTGTGACTGGAATACGGGAAAACTATTTAGAATTAAGCTTAGGTCGAGGAACCTCTGTGTACTTATCACTTGTGTCCAATGGTCAAGATCATTCCACTGTtgaaaatgaacttaccaaTAATGCAGAAAATGCAATGTTACCTCCAGAATCGTCTGATGAAATGATGCTCGAAGCCAAGCAGAATGCCCCTAAGAAAGGGCTGTTTTCTAATTCCATCTGTTATGAGATTTACATTCAGCAGATTTTTCATGAGCATATATTCGGAAAAGGTGGCGAAAAACCAATTTCCTCTGGAAATCGGTTGTCTGGGGTTCAggcaaaggagacaaaggatgGTGGATCCAATCTTCTTGGTCATTTCTTTATGTCTTTGTCGCACAGGATCTTTTCAACTAAGGTTCTTGCGGAGCTGGAAAACGTG GTATCCAAGGTCCCATATCTACAGCTAATTTCTAATCCCACATGGCATTCTCGGGCTTCATCGTGGACTCTGTACATGGAGGTTCCTCAGTCTATCCTTCGTGGTAGCCAAATTAAAACATCAGATTATTTTGAGAAAAATGCTGTCAAGCGTCAGTTTTGGATTAAGGCGGTGGTAAATGACAATTGTATCAATGTTAAAGCGGAAGGTTCTCCAAATGTCGCAGGCCTGTTCAAGGGAAAAATAGAGGAAACGCACTCAATAAACAAATATAACTGCAACTTAGCTGATCTTCCTGTGATTATTCTGCAGCAG GTTGCGAGCCAAATTATTAACTGGTTATATCAGGAAGCTCTCATGGTTGGGATAAAAGCAAATCGGGATTTCTTATGCTTATCTTTTGAGCTGGAGCAGGGTGAAACACTTGGCCTGGTTGCAAGTGTTGACCCAGAAGATAGTGAAGGGTGTATATCTTGGTGGTTGGTCATGGAGGACAGTTTTGCAGAAGAGCAAAAGCTTCACATGAACATCACTGATGGTGCATCTGAGTATAGAAAATTCCTAGGTCACTTGTCTCTTGATTTGCTATACGCAACACTGATCGACTTAGTAGGCTTGTGCAGTGGTGGCACTAGCCAATGA
- the LOC137807501 gene encoding uncharacterized protein: MKFVIAKNPVNLINSHGSLVLFGVPSVERTFLRSSSAKWTCGSKPLMFSFSSLRAGCASSSSSSNMYGGWDDLGSSDAPGESHALRNLLVSIGIDDRKNVFVFLLGLVCAMAISRVKVSSIVVLPASALIFAVGFTVGFFRNGAFGEVRASGSKRKEKEDNSNSKLSSEKLRSLVEFFDELDLVVNNLKSDVQSAIRNNKVRVDDFYGYVVITDKIKISLKNARNVVRALIGNEENPGGVLVENHKSGRRKKQVGEGGYQMLQSFSSLFGENLLSSNSTKVRENVKQEAVDSILDQTRGNGTVPVVEDRALNFVDEHKGNRELDLDPTQGSSTNSVLDMNKNGRIRTTPEGDNFGLGDIRRSKNKFFDDKEHSYRNKGSRFTNNRSFSFKMDSSSVTDMWESHDNLLDSESFKVRTKRMESESSFTHEQLLNQGHNTFRSSHELREGGSDRSQYKDDTVNYNDHRHLADDLSAHENEFNTASSAKISDDMIFDRYLDEASDLLKQAKEFIKVRQDEEQAEIMLYRSSDILSKAVNLKPMSLLAVGQLGNTYLLHGELKLKICRELRTLLSGSIHPSSEKHSRILKGLRNKITSEEDVASFLIDVCEECEELLVQAGRKYRLALSIDANDVRALYNWGLALSFRGQLIADIGPGAAFEAERVFLAAIDKFDAMLLKGNVYAPDALFRWGVALQQRSRLRPGSSKEKVKLLQQAKRLYEDALHMDTNNMQVKDALSSCVTELNYRQF, from the exons ATGAAATTCGTAATTGCGAAGAATCCCGTTAATCTTATCAACTCTCATGGTTCACTTGTTCTCTTTGGCGTTCCTTCCGTTGAGCGCACTTTTCTTCGCAGTTCGAGCGCCAAATGGACGTGCGGCTCCAAGCCCCTCATGTTTTCGTTTTCTTCCTTGAGAGCTGGAtgcgcttcttcttcttcttcctcgaATATGTACGGAGGTTGGGACGATCTCGGCAGTTCAGACGCGCCCGGTGAGTCCCACGCCTTGCGCAATCTTCTCGTTTCTATTGGAATCGATGATAGGAAGAACGTTTTCGTGTTCCTCTTGGGCCTCGTTTGCGCGATGGCGATTTCTAGGGTTAAGGTTTCTTCTATTGTCGTTCTTCCTGCTTCCGCGTTGATTTTCGCCGTCGGTTTCACAGTAGGGTTTTTCCGGAACGGAGCGTTCGGTGAGGTGAGGGCGAGTGGGAGTAAGAGGAAGGAGAAGGAGGATAATTCGAATTCGAAGCTGTCTTCAGAAAAATTGCGAAGTTTGGTGGAATTTTTTGACGAGCTTGATCTTGTGGTCAATAACTTGAAGAGTGATGTGCAAAGTGCTATTAGGAATAATAAGGTCCGAGTGGATGATTTTTATGGTTATGTTGTAATCACAGATAAGATTAAAATTTCGCTTAAGAATGCTAGGAATGTTGTTAGGGCTTTGATTGGCAATGAGGAAAACCCTGGTGGTGTTTTGGTTGAGAACCATAAGAGTGGTAGAAGAAAGAAACAAGTTGGAGAAGGTGGGTACCAGATGCTGCAGTCTTTTAGCAGTTTGTTTGGGGAAAATTTGCTTAGCTCCAATTCGACCAAAGTCAGGGAAAATGTCAAGCAAGAGGCAGTGGATAGCATATTGGATCAAACTAGAGGAAACGGTACAGTGCCTGTTGTTGAAGACAGGGCTTTGAATTTTGTTGATGAACATAAGGGAAATCGTGAGTTGGATTTAGATCCTACTCAAGGCTCGTCTACTAACTCTGTTTTGGATATGAACAAAAATGGAAGAATAAGAACTACTCCCGAGGGAGACAATTTTGGCTTAGGGGACATACGGAGAAGCAAAAATAAATTCTTTGACGATAAAGAGCATAGTTACCGGAATAAAGGATCGAGGTTCACAAATAATCGTAGCTTCTCTTTCAAGATGGATTCCAGCAGCGTAACAGACATGTGGGAATCCCATGACAATCTGCTTGACTCTGAGAGCTTTAAAGTCAGAACGAAACGCATGGAAAGTGAGTCCTCTTTTACGCATGAGCAGCTTCTCAACCAAGGTCACAATACCTTCAGGTCTTCTCATGAGTTGAGGGAGGGTGGTTCTGACAGGTCTCAATATAAAGATGATACAGTGAATTACAATGATCATCGCCACCTTGCAGATGATTTGTCTGCGCATGAGAATGAATTCAATACCGCTTCATCTGCAAAGATTTCAGATGATATGATTTTCGATAGGTATCTTGATGAAGCATCGGACCTTTTAAAACAAGCAAAAGAGTTTATAAAAGTTAGGCAGGATGAAGAGCAAGCTGAAATCATGTTATACAGGTCCTCAGACATACTATCCAAAGCTGTGAACTTGAAGCCCATGAGTTTGTTGGCTGTAGGCCAGTTAGGAAACACTTACCTTCTTCATGGAGAATTAAAGTTGAAGATTTGTCGTGAATTGAGAACTCTTCTTTCTGGCAGCATCCACCCATCATCTGAAAAACATAGTAGAATATTGAAGGGACTGAGGAATAAAATCACTAGCGAAGAAGATGTTGCATCATTTCTTATTGATGTTTGTGAAGAGTGTGAAGAGCTACTGGTGCAGGCAGGCAGAAAGTATAGGCTGGCGTTGTCAATTGATGCAAATGATGTGAGAGCCCTCTATAATTGGGGTCTTGCTCTTTCTTTCCGAGGCCAATTGATAGCAGATATTGGTCCG GGTGCTGCATTTGAGGCTGAAAGAGTATTCCTGGCTGCAATTGACAAGTTCGATGCTATGCTGTTAAAAGGCAATGTTTATGCGCCAGATG CTCTGTTTAGATGGGGTGTCGCATTGCAGCAGCGATCTCGGTTAAGACCaggaagcagtaaagagaaggtGAAGTTACTGCAGCAGGCTAAAAGGCTATATGAAGATGCCCTTCATATGGACACCAATAACATGCAAGTGAAAGATGCCTTATCCTCGTGTGTCACTGAGCTTAATTATCGACAGTTCTAG
- the LOC137807502 gene encoding uncharacterized protein, which produces MNPRPLMPLVRMAAVIFGGVVTLNLTSTVTIKLLRFASEKKREKVALPCMACRGKGFYICKLCNGNAAIAWSPMFDPIAINPCVCPTCEGNRVQRCLNCLGKGYG; this is translated from the exons ATGAATCCAAGGCCACTGATGCCATTGGTTAGGATGGCTGCAGTTATCTTTGGTGGAGTCGTCACTCTTAACTTGACTTCTACTGTTACCATTAAATTGCTCCGATTTGCGTCCGAGAAGAAACGA GAAAAAGTTGCGTTGCCGTGTATGGCTTGTAGGGGGAAGGGGTTTTATATATGCAAACTGTGCAATGGGAATGCCGCCATAGCTTGGTCACCCATGTTCGACCCTATTGCAATTAACCCCTGCGTTTGTCCTACTTGCGAAGGAAACAG GGTTCAACGTTGTTTGAACTGTCTGGGAAAAGGTTATGGGTGA
- the LOC137807503 gene encoding protein kinase PINOID 2-like — protein sequence MCKLPYQSQLMQYKNLTSSQTHTLSKTLAHLHAPTMNAPTTVTAITTTPPSRDEPDYDSSSSSITVPESSRSWMTNLSFGSRRRRSSVSLCSSTLESPHARPHKANQAAWEVMRRLRRDKGQVGLEHFRLLRRLGSGDIGNVYLCQIRNPVVGLPQCFYAMKVVDREALAIRKKLQRAEMEKEILAMLDHPFLPTLYTEFDASHYSCLVMEFCPGGDLYAARQRQPGKRFSITSTKFYAAETLLALEYLHMMGIVYRDLKPENVLVREDGHIMLSDFDLSLKCDVVPKLLRSKTRVERSIKSTKRSVPACTAPMQPVLSCFLASSKKKKATVTTVIRENVEVEELDPELVAEPIDAKSKSFVGTHEYLAPEVILGQGHGSAVDWWTFGVFLYEMLYGRTPFKGENNEKTLVNILKQPLAFPRIAASSSKDYEEMVKVQDLISKLLVKNPNKRIGSCMGSVEIKRHEFFKGVNWALIRSVRPPEVPNDMNKIRSRVLVPKLSKTDRDQPYQLRNHHFEYF from the exons ATGTGCAAGCTACCATACCAAAGCCAACTTATGCAATATAAAAACCTCACTTCATCACAAACCCACACACTTTCAAAAACTCTCGCACACCTACATGCACCCACCATGAATGCTCCTACCACTGTAACCGCTATCACCACCACACCTCCGAGTAGGGATGAACCCGACTACGACAGCAGCTCCTCCTCCATCACGGTGCCGGAATCCAGCCGGAGCTGGATGACCAACCTCAGCTTCGGCAGTCGGCGCCGCCGGAGCTCGGTCTCTCTGTGCTCCTCCACCCTGGAGAGCCCGCACGCGAGGCCCCACAAGGCGAACCAGGCTGCATGGGAGGTCATGCGGCGGCTCCGGCGGGACAAGGGGCAGGTGGGTCTGGAGCACTTCCGCCTGCTGCGGCGGCTGGGAAGCGGCGACATCGGGAACGTGTACCTTTGCCAGATAAGGAACCCTGTGGTGGGGTTGCCGCAGTGCTTTTATGCGATGAAGGTGGTGGACCGAGAGGCACTTGCGATAAGGAAGAAGCTGCAGAGGGCGGAGATGGAGAAGGAGATTCTTGCCATGCTTGATCACCCCTTCTTGCCTACTTTGTACACTGAGTTTGACGCTTCTCATTACTCTTGCTTGGTCATGGAGTTCTGCCCCGGAGGTGACTTGTACGCTGCACGCCAACGCCAGCCCGGGAAGCGCTTTTCCATTACTTCCACTAA GTTTTATGCGGCTGAGACTCTATTGGCATTAGAGTATCTTCACATGATGGGCATAGTGTACAGGGATTTGAAGCCAGAGAATGTGCTTGTGAGGGAGGATGGACACATTATGCTTTCAGATTTTGATCTTTCGCTCAAATGTGACGTTGTTCCCAAGCTGTTAAGGAGTAAGACGAGAGTGGAACGCAGTATCAAGAGTACAAAGAGATCTGTGCCAGCCTGCACTGCCCCCATGCAGCCTGTGCTGTCATGTTTCTTGGCATCAAGCAAGAAAAAGAAAGCGACTGTGACAACAGTTATAAGGGAAAATGTTGAGGTGGAAGAGCTTGATCCGGAGCTGGTGGCTGAGCCTATTGATGCCAAATCCAAGTCATTTGTGGGGACACATGAGTACTTGGCACCAGAAGTGATATTGGGGCAAGGACATGGGAGTGCAGTGGACTGGTGGACGTTTGGGGTGTTCTTGTATGAGATGTTATACGGGAGAACACCCTTCAAAGGTGAAAATAATGAGAAAACTCTCGTCAACATTTTGAAGCAACCATTGGCTTTCCCTAGAATTGCAGCTAGCAGCAGCAAGGATTATGAAGAGATGGTGAAAGTTCAAGACCTTATAAGCAAGCTGTTAGTGAAGAATCCAAATAAGAGAATTGGAAGCTGTATGGGTTCTGTTGAGATCAAAAGGCATGAGTTCTTCAAGGGTGTAAATTGGGCCTTAATTAGATCAGTTAGGCCACCTGAAGTCCCTAATGATATGAACAAAATTAGGAGTAGGGTTTTGGTACCAAAACTAAGCAAAACAGACAGGGATCAGCCATATCAGCTTAGAAATCATCATTTTGAATACTTCTAA
- the LOC137805910 gene encoding early nodulin-93-like has translation MANRNVASNSSFERTTLASLDQKLALAKRCSREGVMAGAKAAVVATIATAIPTMASVKMLPWAKANLNHTAQALIISTVAGAAYFIVADKTVLATARKNSFNAPSNP, from the exons ATGGCCAATAGAAATGTTGCTTCTAATTCTTCTTTTGAAAGGACAACCTTGGCTTCCCTGGATCAAAAGTTGGCCTTGGCCAAGCGCTGTTCTCGAG AGGGTGTGATGGCAGGAGCCAAGGCAGCTGTTGTTGCTACTATTGCCACTGCCATCCCAACT ATGGCTAGTGTAAAGATGCTGCCTTGGGCAAAAGCAAATCTGAATCACACTGCTCAAGCTCTCATAATATCCACAG TGGCTGGAGCAGCATATTTCATAGTAGCTGACAAGACAGTTTTGGCAACTGCTAGAAAGAACTCCTTCAACGCACCCTCCAACCCATAA